Proteins encoded within one genomic window of Brenneria nigrifluens DSM 30175 = ATCC 13028:
- the pheA gene encoding bifunctional chorismate mutase/prephenate dehydratase encodes MTDNPLLALRERISELDVKLLELLAERRELALDIARTKLHSHRPIRDKERERDLLDKLTVAGKKYHLDGHYITRLFQLIIEDSVLTQQALLQHHLNQTTAHSARIAFLGPKGSYSHLAARQYAARHFEQFIECGCHKFQDIFNMVETGQADYAVLPIENTSSGSINDVYDLLQHTGLSIVGELTNPINHCVLVATATSLDQIETVYSHPQPFQQCSHFLSRFPDWKIEYCESTAAAMEKVAALNSPKAAALGSEAGGMLYNLQVLEHNLANQSQNITRFIVLARKPIEVTEQVPAKTTLIMATGQQSGALVEALLVLRDQGIIMTKLESRPINGNPWEEMFYIDVQANLRSEAMQKALRELTSITRSLKVLGCYPSENVVPVDVNE; translated from the coding sequence ATGACCGATAACCCACTACTGGCATTACGCGAGCGCATCAGCGAGCTGGATGTAAAATTACTGGAATTGTTAGCGGAGAGACGGGAGCTGGCGCTCGACATCGCACGCACTAAATTGCATTCTCATCGCCCTATCCGCGACAAAGAGCGCGAACGTGATTTGCTTGATAAGCTCACGGTCGCGGGGAAGAAATATCACCTCGACGGTCACTACATCACCCGTTTATTCCAGCTTATTATTGAAGATTCAGTGCTGACGCAGCAGGCGCTGCTGCAACACCATCTCAACCAGACCACCGCTCACTCCGCGCGCATAGCCTTTCTTGGGCCGAAGGGATCTTATTCGCATCTGGCGGCCCGCCAATATGCGGCCCGGCATTTCGAGCAGTTCATCGAGTGCGGCTGCCATAAATTCCAGGATATCTTCAATATGGTGGAAACGGGTCAGGCGGACTACGCCGTGTTGCCGATTGAAAATACAAGTTCAGGCTCCATTAACGATGTCTACGACCTGTTGCAGCACACCGGGTTGTCGATCGTCGGCGAACTGACGAATCCCATCAACCACTGCGTATTGGTTGCTACCGCGACCAGTCTCGATCAGATTGAAACCGTTTACAGCCACCCGCAGCCGTTCCAGCAATGCAGCCATTTCCTGAGTCGTTTCCCGGACTGGAAAATTGAATACTGCGAAAGCACCGCCGCGGCAATGGAAAAAGTGGCGGCGCTTAACTCGCCCAAAGCCGCGGCGTTGGGAAGCGAAGCCGGCGGCATGCTATATAACTTGCAGGTTCTCGAACACAATCTGGCCAACCAGTCGCAAAATATCACCCGGTTTATCGTTCTGGCGCGTAAGCCCATCGAAGTGACGGAACAGGTTCCGGCCAAGACCACGCTGATTATGGCGACAGGGCAGCAGTCAGGCGCGCTGGTTGAAGCGCTGCTGGTGCTGCGCGACCAGGGCATCATTATGACCAAACTGGAATCCCGGCCGATCAACGGCAACCCCTGGGAAGAGATGTTCTACATTGATGTGCAGGCCAATCTGCGCAGCGAGGCGATGCAGAAGGCACTGCGGGAATTGACATCGATTACGCGCTCACTGAAGGTGTTAGGCTGCTACCCCAGTGAAAACGTCGTGCCCGTAGACGTCAACGAGTGA
- the raiA gene encoding ribosome-associated translation inhibitor RaiA: MTINITSKQMDITPAIRQHVEDRLSKLDKWQAHLINPHIILSKEPQGFVADATISTPNGPLVASAKHEDMYAAINELIAKLERQLNKVQHKGEARRAAACVKDANLQVPQEE, translated from the coding sequence ATGACTATCAATATTACCAGTAAGCAAATGGATATCACCCCCGCAATACGTCAGCATGTCGAAGACCGTCTTTCTAAACTGGATAAGTGGCAAGCCCATCTGATTAACCCGCACATCATTCTGTCAAAAGAACCTCAGGGTTTCGTTGCCGATGCAACAATCAGTACGCCAAACGGACCGCTGGTCGCCAGTGCCAAACATGAAGATATGTATGCCGCCATTAATGAGCTTATCGCCAAGCTTGAGCGCCAATTAAACAAAGTGCAGCATAAAGGCGAGGCGCGCCGGGCGGCGGCTTGCGTCAAAGATGCCAACCTGCAGGTGCCGCAGGAAGAATAA
- the bamD gene encoding outer membrane protein assembly factor BamD, giving the protein MTRMKYLVAAATFSLALAGCSSNSKDAVPDSPPSELYANAQQKLQDGNFRAAITQLEALDNRYPFGPYSQQVQLDLIYAYYKSAELPLAQASIDRFLRLNPTHTSADYVLYMRGLTDMALDDSALQGFFGVDRSDRDPQYARMAFRDFSRLIQSYPNSQYATDANKRLVYLKERLAKYELSVAQYYTKRGAYVAVVNRVEQMLRDYPDTKATKDALPLMENAYRELQLATQADKVAKIIAANPA; this is encoded by the coding sequence ATGACGCGTATGAAATATCTGGTGGCTGCCGCCACGTTTAGCCTGGCGCTGGCTGGCTGCTCCAGCAATTCCAAGGATGCGGTTCCTGACAGTCCGCCGTCCGAACTGTATGCAAATGCTCAACAAAAACTGCAGGACGGCAACTTTAGAGCCGCCATCACGCAGTTGGAAGCACTGGACAACCGCTATCCATTCGGCCCCTATTCTCAGCAGGTGCAGTTGGACTTGATTTACGCCTACTATAAATCCGCCGAACTGCCGTTGGCCCAGGCCTCCATCGATCGTTTCCTGCGCTTAAACCCCACTCATACAAGCGCTGATTATGTCTTGTACATGCGTGGACTGACCGATATGGCTCTCGACGACAGCGCGCTACAGGGGTTCTTTGGCGTCGATCGCTCCGATCGCGACCCCCAGTATGCCCGCATGGCCTTCCGGGATTTCAGCCGGCTGATTCAAAGCTACCCAAACAGCCAGTATGCAACCGACGCCAATAAGCGGCTGGTCTATCTGAAAGAGCGATTGGCTAAATATGAACTTTCCGTCGCGCAATATTACACGAAACGCGGCGCTTATGTGGCAGTAGTTAATCGCGTCGAGCAAATGCTGCGTGATTATCCGGACACCAAGGCCACCAAAGATGCCTTGCCATTGATGGAAAATGCCTACCGCGAGCTTCAGTTGGCGACGCAGGCGGATAAAGTCGCTAAAATCATCGCTGCGAATCCGGCTTAA